The sequence below is a genomic window from Lolium perenne isolate Kyuss_39 chromosome 7, Kyuss_2.0, whole genome shotgun sequence.
AAATGGAGGACCCCTCGAGCTCCCAGATTGTTGTCCTAAAACTGCTCATGCTTGTAGGAGGGGAGATCTTTGTTTCGTTCTTAGGCCTCATGCTCAGAGTGAATCATCAAGACAACcaagatcttccaagtgtgaagaTCAGCTCAGTTCCCGTTGAGCTTGAAGCTATAGACAGTGTGGCACTCTGATGATTTTCCGCTTGACGAAGCAGCTCATGCAATTCCACCTAAGAGTTCTGAAGAGTTTAAGAGGAGAAAGTCCATCAAGTGCTTAGGATATGTGGTCTTTGGATACTTTTCTGTGATCCATGTCGTGGGCTTTCTGCTGGTTCTTCCGTATATAACTCGTGTGCCAACTGCAAGCGCGCCACTGAACAAGAAAGGGATCAACATCGTGCTCTTCTCAATGTCGGCCACCATAGCCTACTTTGCAAATGCAGGACTTGTGCCGATGAATGAGAACATGGCCATCTTCTTGAAGAATTCAGGCCTCTTGCTGCTGCTGAGTGGCCAGATTCTCGCTGGCAACACACTGTTCCCTCTCTTCCTGAGGCTACTGGTATGTTTCCTGGGGAACCTGACAATGGTAAAGAACCCTGAGAAGATATACTTTGGTAATTAGCTTCCAAGGATACCAACTGTGTTTCTCTCCTCGACGATCTTTGGCATGGTAGCAGTCGCCACCACACTGTTCTGCGCTGTTGACTGGAATTCGTCAGTGTTTGATCGGCTCAGTTCTTATCAAAGGATTGTCAATGCATTCTTCATGGCCGTGAATGCAAGGCACGTAGGGAGAACTCCATCGACTGCTCGCTCATGTCCCCTCCCATTCTAGTACTATTCATTTTAATGATGTACGTTCATGACATCATGGCACATCAGTAATTGATGTTTCATGTCATTCGACTAATAATACTTGATTTAGAATCTCATCAGACATGtcttttgcgttttctcgaaaagaaaaaagaatctCATCATACATGTCTGAGAAATTACCTTTTGGTCTTGTCTTAGGTCTTTGCCATCATCAGCAACATTTGCAGCACCCATGGGAGATACTAAAACCACTGGGACAGCGCTAAATGCAAAGTAGGATGACTGGTGCAGAACTTGGCATTTTCACCACCCATCTGTAACATTGTCTTTGTGACAGTTGTCTGCATCACCGACCAGAGAAGACTCAGAAATGATCCGCTCAACTTCTCCACCTTGAACATGATCTTCGAGGTCATCATGTGTGTTATTGTTTGATATGATCAAAATCCTTTATTACTCTGCCGAttagaaaagaaaaaaatacagTAAGGCAATGGTAGCATAGGTTAAAGGTAAATGATAATTCCAGCAAAACAGAATAATGAACTTAATTCACAAACAAAGCACCTCGTGCTTGCAAGAGCTGCACCACACTAAGCTAaactatcttacaagttgcaatatAATCTAACTCATGAATGCCACTTTAGTGGGGGGAATAATCGTGCGTGCTTTATTTTTCAGTGCATATGGCAACACTGGGCTATCCACTGGTTACAGCTGCTCTAGGCTGCAGCAGATACACCCAGAGAGCATCTGCCAGGACAGGCCATACAGCTTTTCTGGATGGTGGAGTGGTGGAGGAAAGTATGTGCTGGTCTTCATCATGCTCTGCGCAAGGCCCAAGGTCTTCACTATGGCCACAGGTAAATGTAGGAAAATACGACACAGCTGAAAAAGACTACTTCGAAAGGCAAATATCAAATTAGTATGACTATCGTTAGCGTACTTTCTGAAGTTCAGGCTTCTAGTTGGATCATAGTGGATACAAATACATAATAAATTCCACCAATCAAATCTGATTTGAACTTTATATTAGCAGTCAACATCAAGAAATCAATGCAACTAAATATTGAGCCATTTGTCCTCATGTTAATGTAAGATGTATCAAGGTGAATCCTCTGCACTAATGTTAGATTATTTAGTGATGTGAACATGTGATGAGCATCTGAATTAAAAGAACACCCAGATCATGCAAATGGAAAATGAAAGGCCACCAGAGAAGCCAAAGTCACCAAAAACACGCAAATCATGCAAAGGAATAGACATCTTCTGTTCAGTAACATTTACAGGTTTCACCTCGAGTTTTCAATCAAGCAACACCTCTCCATTCGAGCAAATATTTATGTCGGCCCTAAGTGAAGTCCTAGCCATATGCACTAGATTAACCTTGACTCATCCTACCTCCTCGGCGCAGGACCAATCAAGATATAACCACATCCTGGATTTATGATACCATGGCTAGTAAGGAACTAACTAGGAAGCTAACTGAGGACGGTTCTTGTCCACTTGTGTCTGTACATTTCCCTTGAAGCATGTCATTAGAATACTTCCTGGCCATGGGTTTGATTACAGCTAAACAGGCTCTGTGTCATTGTTTCATAGCAGCTGCAATCGCTTTCCGACTCATTATTGCTGGACATCTTCAAGGGAAGAGCcaaatgcaaagcaccaaaatagTTCTATACATGCATATTCTTGTTTACAATGCAAGCTTCAGAGATTCTCTTACATCCATTTAAAAAACAAAGTATATACCATAACTTCCAGGCAATTCCACTACCAACACTTACGAGCTGTTACACCACCTGATCAAGGTTGCCCTCAGTGGCATGGCAATTGGAAAATTGCCTTCATATGTAAACAGCACTATCACTTGCCGACTCTGGTGAGCTGGTAATAGTTGCCTTTAGCAAGATGACAATTGGCAAAGGGTTGGACAAATATTTAGCACGCATGCAAACTGTTCTTTCCTAAGGTCTAACGCTCCTTTGAGCATATTGCTGCATGCTCCGCACGCATAGCATTAAGTTCTGAAAGGTATCTTTATTccgtattatttttatttttttacaaAAGGCATCTCAAAACCATATTGTGCATGTCTGGCTCTCCACTAACTTCAACCGACGGGCTGTATATATACTCCCATCAATCACTTTTCACTTGTAGCCTGCTGAATCAAGGAACATACAGCAAAGAGAAAGAGGCACCGCCATCTAACTCCAATGCCTATCCAGCTGAATGTCATTGTTAGTTCTGCAAgacatgccatccattcatctgtgttCATTTTTCAGTTCACTGCTTTCCATTTTAGCCCCCTTTTGATTCACTTGTCCTATTTTGTTATCATTGATGTACTTGGTTTTGTTGCCTTGATGGCGCTGAAGCCAAGCAAACCCAACTACAGTCCTCGCCATGTCGACATGTTTTTCCTCTCGACATCCGCAGTCACAGTTACAGGATTAGCCACCATCAAAATGGAGGATATTTCTAGCTCCCAAATAGTGGTCCTAACTATCTTGATGTTCTTAGGCAGTGAAATGTTTGTTGGCTTGCTTGGCCTTGTTCTTGAGTGGAGCAAGCAAAACAAGCATGATCCTGAAGATAGTAGAGTGAGATCGGTTATCAACCTCGACGAGTCGCAGGTAGAAGAGGCAATCCCGGCAACACCATCAACAAATTCCAATGGGCTCGAGAAGAGTTGCCTCAAATACTTAGGGTTTGTGCTCCTGTCCTACATGGTCATGATTCTTCTTGTAGGTTCTCTATTGGTGTACTTGTATATAGCAAATGTTTCAAGTGCAAGAGATGTGCTATCAAGGAAAACTATCAACACAGTGCTCTTCTCGATATCAGTCACTGTGTCTTCTTTCACCAATGGAGGGTTGATTCCGACGAATGAAAGCATGGCGGTGTTCGCCTCGAACCAGGGCCTCCTCCTGCTACTCACTGGTCAAATTCTTGCAGGCAATATTCTGCTTCCTGTGTTTCTCAGGCTGGTGATATGGGCATTAAAAGGACTAGGAATAACTAGAGCTGGAACTGCCGAGTTTAAGCTCATGATGAACAACCCAAGGACAATAGTTTTCAACCACCTGCTTCCTAACCTGCAGACAGTATTATTCCTTGGAGCCACAGTTGGTGCCCTTGTAACCATGGCAGTCACACTCTTCTGCAGCTTGAACTGGGATTCTGCAGTGTTTGCAGGGCTCACCCCAAATCAGAAGATCACCAATGCATTTTTCATGGCGGTGAATGCAATGCAGGCAGGAGAGAACTCCATCGACTGCTCCCTCATCGCGCCTGCAGCTTTAGTATTGTTCATCACTATGATGTCAGTTCTGCACTCTAAGCTCTTGTCTTCAGGCAAACAGTAGCATAAACAGTTGGCTGACATGTGTAGATTTGCAGGTACATTCCAGCCTCTACAACATTTTTCTCAATGCAACATTATGACAAGAGAGGTGGCGAAGAACAAAAGGATGGACCAGCgaagagaagcctaaggctgaatAACATGTTGTTTTCACCGCTCACCTGCAATGCTGCACTGATAATGCTCGTCTGCGTCACCGAGAGGAGATCACTCTTCAGAGACCCTCTCAATTTCTCCACATTCAATATGATATTCGAGGTGATAAGGTAATCAACCGGACATATCAAAATCTTCTTTCCCAAAACTGCATGTGGTCTCTCATGCGTGCAGAACATATTCGAAAATTTACCACCTGGCTGCTTGCCGTGCCTGCAGTGCATATGGGAATGTGGGGCTGTCCACCGGCTACAGCTGCTCGAGGCTGCCGCACCTGGAGAAGGAGAGCATCTGCCAAGACAAGCCGTACAGCTTCTCGGGGTGGTGGAGCGACCAAGGGAAGGTGGTTCTTGTTCTGGTGATGTTCTATGGGAGGCTCAAAGGGTTCCACAAGCGCAGGAGCTAGTTTATTGAGCCAATGCCAGATCAGCTGGCCCTTATTTTCTTTTCTTAAGTTCTTCATCCTGGTGATGTTCTACGGAGTCTAATATGAACCTATGTGATGTCCATATGCATCACTTCATGAGTTTGTAAACATCTTGAAATTTTCTCAAAATATTCAGTGTACTACAAAATGTTAATTCAGGTTCATGTAAAAAACTTAAGAGGAAAAAATATGATCACATGTTGTAGAATGTACAGAACGAACAGATCGCTATTGTATAACTTAATCTACTCTTGTTTTACTACAGTACACAAATGATGATATGTTTTATGGAGTTTTCTTTGGGGGTACGGTGCCTAAATTCACATGAACCCAATGTTCACAAAATCTGCTTTAGGAGAGATACGCTAGTACGTACTACCGGGTAGCGGGCGCTGTGGTCACCGAGCTTGAGGCGCTTCGCAGCACGCCGGAGCTTGAGGCGGTTCCCATCGCCACTCGCCAGCTATGGCGGAGAAAGCCACCACAGCTTCTGCCCCCGCGAAGATAGATATGCCGGTCGAGTGGCGACGGAAAAACAGGCcaggcggggcggcggcggcggcggcggcggcggtcgccGCTTCGGCAAGGGGGGGCGGCATTCCGGGCTTCGGCGAGAGAAAACTTTCAGTAGTGGTTATGTCGATCCGGCCCAATAAGCCTTACAATCGAGGCCCATTTCTGTTAACACGGCCCAGTAGTTGCCATCCCCGCCACTGCTACATAAGCCCGCCCCCGAGCTAGGGTTTGCGTCTCTTGCATCCACCCATCACCAACCTCCAAACCcctgctccgccgccgccgtcgccgatccCAGACCGGAGCCATGGGCGTGTTCACCTTCGTGTGCCGCAAGTCCGGCGGCGAGTGGGAGGCCAAGCAGCACAAGGGCGAGCTCGAGGGCTCCGCGGCCTCGACGTACGACCTGGAGCGCCAGCTCGTCTCCGCCGCCTACGCCAAGGACCCGTGCGGCGGCGTCCAGTCCTCCTTCACCATGGTCTCCCCCGACTCCGCCGTCTGCCAGGTACGGAACCCCCTCCCGCGCTTACTGTCTTGTGCTGCGTCGGCCCTGCTGATCTAGCTTTATGCGCGTGTCCTGCAC
It includes:
- the LOC127312524 gene encoding large ribosomal subunit protein P3 encodes the protein MGVFTFVCRKSGGEWEAKQHKGELEGSAASTYDLERQLVSAAYAKDPCGGVQSSFTMVSPDSAVCQVIIGAAAAGPAVASAGGAAASGGGAAEAPKAEEKKKEEEKEESEDDLGFSLFD
- the LOC127312526 gene encoding cation transporter HKT2;4-like; this encodes MPIQLNVIVSSARHAIHSSVFIFQFTAFHFSPLLIHLSYFVIIDVLGFVALMALKPSKPNYSPRHVDMFFLSTSAVTVTGLATIKMEDISSSQIVVLTILMFLGSEMFVGLLGLVLEWSKQNKHDPEDSRVRSVINLDESQVEEAIPATPSTNSNGLEKSCLKYLGFVLLSYMVMILLVGSLLVYLYIANVSSARDVLSRKTINTVLFSISVTVSSFTNGGLIPTNESMAVFASNQGLLLLLTGQILAGNILLPVFLRLVIWALKGLGITRAGTAEFKLMMNNPRTIVFNHLLPNLQTVLFLGATVGALVTMAVTLFCSLNWDSAVFAGLTPNQKITNAFFMAVNAMQAGENSIDCSLIAPAALVLFITMMYIPASTTFFSMQHYDKRGGEEQKDGPAKRSLRLNNMLFSPLTCNAALIMLVCVTERRSLFRDPLNFSTFNMIFEVISAYGNVGLSTGYSCSRLPHLEKESICQDKPYSFSGWWSDQGKVVLVLVMFYGRLKGFHKRRS